One window of the Niallia circulans genome contains the following:
- a CDS encoding 2'-5' RNA ligase family protein: MYAVVALFNLELEQRIKMIWEGLESNEISYYAREVGDRVPHITLANYKDIPVMSFIHKMGTFYKGKEKVRVDFQTIGSFINTKTLFYSPTITEELLDLHSDHHRNFASFIDDEESVYLPGKWVPHCTLANRLSEEKLKDAYNYCLKMDEKLKGEINRIGLIRIDSKKHAPLIYSESLI, encoded by the coding sequence ATGTATGCAGTAGTTGCATTGTTTAATCTAGAATTAGAACAAAGAATAAAAATGATATGGGAAGGCTTAGAGAGTAACGAAATATCCTATTATGCGAGAGAAGTCGGTGATAGAGTGCCACATATTACACTAGCAAACTATAAAGATATTCCGGTCATGAGCTTTATACATAAGATGGGAACTTTTTATAAAGGTAAAGAAAAAGTTAGAGTTGATTTTCAGACAATAGGATCTTTTATAAATACAAAAACGTTATTTTATTCCCCGACTATAACTGAAGAGTTACTTGATTTACATTCTGATCATCATAGAAATTTCGCCTCCTTTATTGATGATGAAGAGTCGGTATATCTTCCGGGTAAATGGGTTCCGCATTGCACCTTAGCTAATAGACTTTCAGAAGAAAAACTTAAGGATGCATATAATTATTGTTTAAAGATGGATGAAAAGCTAAAAGGGGAAATAAACCGAATAGGATTAATTAGAATAGATAGTAAAAAGCATGCTCCTCTTATATATTCTGAGAGTTTAATTTGA
- a CDS encoding DUF2179 domain-containing protein: MLENSVTMILIILVINIVYVSFFTIRMILTLKGQRYLAAFISMIEVVIYVIGLGLVLDNLDQIQNLVAYAIGYGIGVIVGMKIEEKLALGYITVNVITKEYDRDLPKSLRTQGYGVTTWTAQGLEGDRMALQILTPRKYELKLYQTIKELDPKAFIIAYEPKTIYGGFWVKSVKKGKLFNE; encoded by the coding sequence ATGCTTGAAAATAGTGTTACAATGATATTGATTATTCTTGTAATTAATATTGTTTATGTTTCTTTTTTTACGATACGAATGATTTTAACTTTAAAGGGACAAAGATACTTAGCTGCCTTCATCAGTATGATTGAGGTAGTCATTTATGTTATTGGATTAGGGCTGGTTTTAGATAATTTAGATCAAATTCAAAACTTGGTTGCCTACGCTATTGGTTATGGAATAGGAGTCATTGTAGGGATGAAGATAGAGGAAAAACTGGCTTTAGGATATATAACAGTAAATGTTATTACAAAGGAATATGATCGAGATTTACCGAAATCATTAAGAACACAGGGATATGGAGTAACAACGTGGACTGCACAAGGATTAGAAGGCGACCGTATGGCTTTGCAGATATTGACTCCTCGAAAATATGAATTAAAATTATATCAAACAATTAAAGAATTAGACCCAAAAGCATTTATAATTGCATATGAGCCAAAAACAATATATGGCGGGTTCTGGGTGAAAAGTGTTAAGAAAGGAAAGTTATTTAATGAGTAA
- a CDS encoding NETI motif-containing protein, translated as MSKKKRFEVQTNESIDDCLDRMKQEGYMPIKRMEKPVFKEVKVNGQMSYEPVSQQIIFEAIQLEG; from the coding sequence ATGAGTAAGAAAAAAAGATTTGAAGTGCAAACAAATGAGTCGATTGATGACTGTTTAGACAGAATGAAACAGGAAGGCTATATGCCAATAAAGCGGATGGAAAAGCCTGTTTTTAAAGAAGTAAAGGTAAATGGTCAAATGTCTTATGAGCCTGTGTCACAGCAAATAATCTTTGAAGCTATCCAATTAGAAGGTTAA
- the purE gene encoding 5-(carboxyamino)imidazole ribonucleotide mutase encodes MTASVGIIMGSKSDWETMKHACSILDQLEVDYEKKVVSAHRTPDLMFEYAESARDRGIKVIIAGAGGAAHLPGMVAAKTTLPVIGVPVQSRALNGLDSLLSIVQMPGGVPVATVAIGKAGATNAGLLAAQILGASDLEIAERLFSMRERTKKEVMESSDELV; translated from the coding sequence ATGACCGCATCAGTTGGTATTATCATGGGGAGTAAATCAGATTGGGAGACAATGAAGCATGCTTGTAGCATATTAGATCAACTGGAAGTAGATTACGAGAAAAAAGTAGTCTCTGCTCATCGTACTCCTGACTTAATGTTTGAATATGCTGAAAGCGCGAGAGATAGAGGAATTAAAGTAATTATTGCGGGAGCAGGAGGAGCAGCACATCTTCCAGGGATGGTTGCAGCTAAGACAACTTTGCCTGTTATAGGAGTTCCTGTTCAATCAAGAGCTCTAAATGGGCTGGATTCATTATTGTCAATTGTACAAATGCCTGGAGGAGTTCCTGTAGCTACTGTAGCAATTGGAAAAGCTGGGGCAACTAATGCTGGACTTCTTGCAGCCCAAATCCTTGGTGCCTCAGACTTAGAAATAGCAGAAAGACTTTTTTCCATGAGAGAAAGAACAAAAAAAGAAGTGATGGAAAGTAGTGATGAGCTTGTCTAA
- the purK gene encoding 5-(carboxyamino)imidazole ribonucleotide synthase, producing MSLSNRVILPGQTIGIIGGGQLGRMMAIAAKAQGFRIAVLDPTEDSPCGQIADYKIVDAYDSLSAIKKLAEISDVITYEFENIDAVCLEWLTNNAYVPQGSALLEITQDRVKEKKAIEQAGINIAPYVVVEKARDIYNGLAELGYPAVLKTARGGYDGKGQYVIKESSQIAEAEKLLNNGVCVLEKWISFNKEISVIITRSGKGEATVFPVSENIHLNNILHESIVPARISDLAKDLAIEKASKLAENLNLVGTLAVEMFLTEDEEIYINELAPRPHNSGHYTIEACETSQFEQHIRAVCNWPLASTRLLRPTVMVNILGQHQEKIIEQIPELQDWKIHLYGKQDPKENRKMGHATLLRSSVEMALDEIENTHIWKVQKEKIGG from the coding sequence ATGAGCTTGTCTAATCGAGTAATCTTACCTGGGCAGACGATTGGCATTATAGGTGGCGGTCAGCTAGGGAGGATGATGGCAATTGCGGCAAAAGCACAAGGGTTTAGAATTGCTGTATTAGATCCGACTGAAGACTCTCCTTGTGGGCAGATAGCTGACTATAAAATAGTAGATGCATATGATAGTCTATCTGCTATTAAGAAGCTAGCAGAGATTAGTGATGTCATTACGTATGAATTTGAAAATATAGATGCTGTTTGTCTCGAATGGCTAACGAATAATGCGTATGTTCCTCAGGGTTCAGCTTTATTAGAAATAACGCAAGATCGGGTGAAGGAAAAAAAAGCAATCGAACAAGCTGGTATTAATATAGCTCCATATGTTGTCGTAGAAAAAGCTAGGGATATTTATAATGGATTAGCAGAATTAGGCTATCCAGCTGTTTTAAAAACGGCCCGTGGAGGTTATGATGGAAAAGGCCAATATGTTATTAAAGAAAGCAGCCAAATAGCAGAAGCGGAAAAGCTTTTGAATAATGGAGTCTGTGTATTAGAAAAATGGATTTCTTTTAATAAGGAAATATCAGTTATTATCACTAGAAGTGGAAAGGGAGAAGCTACTGTTTTTCCAGTTAGTGAAAATATTCATCTTAATAATATTTTGCATGAATCAATTGTTCCAGCTCGCATTAGTGACTTAGCAAAGGACTTAGCGATTGAAAAGGCAAGTAAGCTTGCTGAAAATCTAAATTTGGTAGGAACATTAGCAGTAGAAATGTTCCTGACCGAGGATGAAGAGATTTATATTAATGAGTTGGCACCTAGACCACATAACTCTGGGCATTATACAATTGAGGCATGCGAGACTTCACAGTTTGAGCAGCATATCCGTGCGGTGTGCAATTGGCCGTTAGCAAGCACTAGATTATTAAGACCTACTGTTATGGTTAATATTCTCGGTCAGCATCAAGAAAAGATAATCGAACAAATTCCTGAATTACAGGATTGGAAGATCCATCTTTATGGAAAACAGGATCCTAAAGAAAATAGAAAGATGGGGCATGCTACCTTGCTTCGTTCTTCTGTTGAAATGGCTTTGGATGAAATCGAGAATACGCACATATGGAAGGTACAGAAAGAAAAAATCGGAGGATAA